In the genome of Hippoglossus hippoglossus isolate fHipHip1 chromosome 12, fHipHip1.pri, whole genome shotgun sequence, one region contains:
- the rfx3 gene encoding transcription factor RFX3 isoform X1, which produces MQTPEAGADSTSTVPLQTTVPVQPTGSTQQVPVQQQAQTVQQVQHVYPAQVQYVEENSGVYTNGNIRTYSYSEPQLYSQNSGGSYFDTQGSSSQVSTVVTSHGMTNNGGGGSGGMNMGLAGGQVISSSSGAYLMDNTGPHPATQTARASPATIEMAIETLQKSEGLSSQRSSLLNSHLQWLLDNYETAEGVSLPRSTLYNHYLRHCQEQKLDPVNAASFGKLIRSIFMGLRTRRLGTRGNSKYHYYGIRVKPDSPLNRLQEDMQYMALRQQPVQQKQRFKPVQKFDSGAGENYPAGGQNQPGAEEQTVIAQSQHHQQFLDASRALPDFVELDLGQSNTENISPEDVKALQSLYREHCEAILDVVVNLQFSLIEKLWQTFWRYSPPDSVEGATVTENSSISEIEARLPQSQLLALCRNEAVLKWMSTCDHLMYQALVEILIPDVLRPIPSALTQAIRNFAKSLEGWLNNAMNASPQRMIQTKIAAVSAFAQTLRRYTSLNHLAQAARAVLQNTSQINQMLSDLNRVDFANVQEQASWVCQCEEGVVQHLEQDFKATLQQQSSLEQWAAWLENVVTQVLKPYEHRPSFPRAARQFLLKWSFYSSMVIRDLTLRSAASFGSFHLIRLLYDEYMFYLVEHRVAQATGETPIGVMGEFDSLNTFSLSNIDKDETSGMDSDLDDDVEESGEPLAKREKSEHDVIQVIQVGALEDGSHPVVGVVQPGVLHSLPQPPQDHTEHILTPSAGTPNIRHCSTTGNTYASV; this is translated from the exons ATGCAGACCCCTGAAGCAGGCGCTGACTCCACCTCCACTGTCCCTCTTCAGACCACCGTGCCTGTCCAGCCTACCGGCTCCACCCAGCAGGTGCCTGTCCAGCAACAG GCCCAGACTGTTCAACAGGTTCAGCATGTTTACCCAGCACAGGTGCAGTATGTGGAGGAAAACAGTGGCGTCTACACCAACGGCAACAT AAGAACCTACTCGTACTCGGAGCCGCAGCTGTACAGCCAGAACAGTGGAGGGAGCTACTTTGACACGCAGGGCAGCTCATCACAAGTGTCCACTGTGGTGACGTCTCATGGCATGACCAACAACGGAGGAGGGGGCAGCGGAGGAATGAACATGGGTCTGGCGGGGGGTCAGGTAATCAGCAGCAGTTCGGGGGCGTACCTCATGGACAACACTGGACCGCACCCTGCCACCCAGACCGCACGAGCTTCCCCGGCGACT ATTGAAATGGCGATTGAGACGCTCCAAAAATCTGAGGGTTTATCCAGTCAGAGAAGCTCGCTGCTCAACAGCCAT CTCCAGTGGCTGTTGGACAATTATGAGACAGCAGAGGGCGTAAGTCTACCACGATCCACCCTCTACAATCATTACCTACGGCACTGCCAGGAGCAGAAACTGGACCCTGTGAATGCAGCCTCGTTTGGCAAACTCATCCGCTCCATCTTCATGGGACTCCGTACAAGGCGTCTTGGGACAAG aggcAACTCCAAATATCATTACTACGGTATACGTGTAAAACCAGACTCCCCACTCAATAGACTCCAAGAGGACATGCAGTATATGGCTCTCAGACAGCAGCCTGTTCAGCAGAAACAGAG GTTCAAGCCGGTGCAGAAGTTTGACAGCGGCGCTGGGGAGAATTACCCAGCCGGAGGCCAAAACCAACCTGGTGCAGAGGAGCAGACAGTCATCGCGCAGagccagcaccaccagcagttCTTAG ACGCATCGCGAGCGCTCCCTGACTTTGTCGAGCTGGACCTGGGACAGAGCAATACAGAGAACATCAGTCCGGAGGATGTGAAAGCTCTCCAGTCCCTTTACAGAGAGCACTGTGAG GCTATCTTGGACGTGGTTGTCAACCTCCAGTTCAGTCTAATTGAGAAGCTGTGGCAGACATTCTGGCGTTACTCTCCCCCTGACTCGGTAGAGGGTGCCACTGTAACAGAAAACAG CAGCATTAGCGAGATCGAAGCGCGGCTCCCCCAATCACAACTACTGGCGCTGTGCAGAAACGAAGCTGTACTCAAGTGGATGAGCACCTGTGACCACCTAATGTACCAGGCCCTTGTGGAGATCCTCATCCCTGATGTCCTGAGACCCATTCCCA GTGCCTTGACTCAAGCCATTCGCAACTTTGCCAAAAGCCTGGAAGGTTGGCTCAATAATGCTATGAACGCCAGTCCACAGAGAATGATCCAGACCAAG ATTGCCGCTGTTAGTGCCTTTGCGCAAACACTGCGCAGATACACATCTCTGAACCACCTGGCTCAGGCGGCACGTGCTGTGTTGCAGAACACGTCACAGATCAACCAGATGCTGAGTGATCTCAACCGTGTTGACTTTGCCAACGTACAG GAGCAGGCATCGTGGGTGTGCCAGTGTGAGGAAGGAGTGGTTCAGCACTTGGAGCAGGACTTCAAGGCCACACTACAGCAGCAAAGCTCTTTGGAGCAGTGGGCAGCCTGGCTGGAGAATGTGGTCACTCAGGTGCTCAAGCCCTACGAGCACCGGCCCAGTTTTCCCAGGGCGGCTCGACAGTTCCTGCTCAAATGGTCCTTCTACAG TTCAATGGTGATCAGGGACCTGACCCTGCGCAGTGCTGCCAGCTTCGGTTCCTTCCACCTGATTCGCCTGCTCTACGATGAGTACATGTTTTACTTAGTGGAGCATCGTGTGGCCCAAGCTACCGGAGAGACGCCCATCGGTGTCATGGGGGAG ttcGACAGCCTCAACACCTTCTCCCTCAGTAACATCGATAAAG ATGAAACTAGTGGGATGGACAGTGACTTGGACGACGACGTGGAGGAGTCCGGGGAACCTCTCGCCAAGCGGGAGAAGTCGGAGCACGACGTGATCCAGGTGATCCAGGTCGGGGCGCTAGAGGACGGGTCCCACCCTGTGGTGGGCGTCGTCCAGCCAGGTGTCCTCCACTCGCTGCCCCAGCCCCCGCAGGATCACACGGAGCACATCCTCACCCCCTCAGCTGGTACTCCTAACATCCGCCACTGCAGCACCACAGGCAACACCTACGCCTCTGTTTGA
- the rfx3 gene encoding transcription factor RFX3 isoform X2: protein MQTPEAGADSTSTVPLQTTVPVQPTGSTQQVPVQQQAQTVQQVQHVYPAQVQYVEENSGVYTNGNIRTYSYSEPQLYSQNSGGSYFDTQGSSSQVSTVVTSHGMTNNGGGGSGGMNMGLAGGQVISSSSGAYLMDNTGPHPATQTARASPATIEMAIETLQKSEGLSSQRSSLLNSHLQWLLDNYETAEGVSLPRSTLYNHYLRHCQEQKLDPVNAASFGKLIRSIFMGLRTRRLGTRGNSKYHYYGIRVKPDSPLNRLQEDMQYMALRQQPVQQKQRFKPVQKFDSGAGENYPAGGQNQPGAEEQTVIAQSQHHQQFLDASRALPDFVELDLGQSNTENISPEDVKALQSLYREHCEAILDVVVNLQFSLIEKLWQTFWRYSPPDSVEGATVTENSISEIEARLPQSQLLALCRNEAVLKWMSTCDHLMYQALVEILIPDVLRPIPSALTQAIRNFAKSLEGWLNNAMNASPQRMIQTKIAAVSAFAQTLRRYTSLNHLAQAARAVLQNTSQINQMLSDLNRVDFANVQEQASWVCQCEEGVVQHLEQDFKATLQQQSSLEQWAAWLENVVTQVLKPYEHRPSFPRAARQFLLKWSFYSSMVIRDLTLRSAASFGSFHLIRLLYDEYMFYLVEHRVAQATGETPIGVMGEFDSLNTFSLSNIDKDETSGMDSDLDDDVEESGEPLAKREKSEHDVIQVIQVGALEDGSHPVVGVVQPGVLHSLPQPPQDHTEHILTPSAGTPNIRHCSTTGNTYASV, encoded by the exons ATGCAGACCCCTGAAGCAGGCGCTGACTCCACCTCCACTGTCCCTCTTCAGACCACCGTGCCTGTCCAGCCTACCGGCTCCACCCAGCAGGTGCCTGTCCAGCAACAG GCCCAGACTGTTCAACAGGTTCAGCATGTTTACCCAGCACAGGTGCAGTATGTGGAGGAAAACAGTGGCGTCTACACCAACGGCAACAT AAGAACCTACTCGTACTCGGAGCCGCAGCTGTACAGCCAGAACAGTGGAGGGAGCTACTTTGACACGCAGGGCAGCTCATCACAAGTGTCCACTGTGGTGACGTCTCATGGCATGACCAACAACGGAGGAGGGGGCAGCGGAGGAATGAACATGGGTCTGGCGGGGGGTCAGGTAATCAGCAGCAGTTCGGGGGCGTACCTCATGGACAACACTGGACCGCACCCTGCCACCCAGACCGCACGAGCTTCCCCGGCGACT ATTGAAATGGCGATTGAGACGCTCCAAAAATCTGAGGGTTTATCCAGTCAGAGAAGCTCGCTGCTCAACAGCCAT CTCCAGTGGCTGTTGGACAATTATGAGACAGCAGAGGGCGTAAGTCTACCACGATCCACCCTCTACAATCATTACCTACGGCACTGCCAGGAGCAGAAACTGGACCCTGTGAATGCAGCCTCGTTTGGCAAACTCATCCGCTCCATCTTCATGGGACTCCGTACAAGGCGTCTTGGGACAAG aggcAACTCCAAATATCATTACTACGGTATACGTGTAAAACCAGACTCCCCACTCAATAGACTCCAAGAGGACATGCAGTATATGGCTCTCAGACAGCAGCCTGTTCAGCAGAAACAGAG GTTCAAGCCGGTGCAGAAGTTTGACAGCGGCGCTGGGGAGAATTACCCAGCCGGAGGCCAAAACCAACCTGGTGCAGAGGAGCAGACAGTCATCGCGCAGagccagcaccaccagcagttCTTAG ACGCATCGCGAGCGCTCCCTGACTTTGTCGAGCTGGACCTGGGACAGAGCAATACAGAGAACATCAGTCCGGAGGATGTGAAAGCTCTCCAGTCCCTTTACAGAGAGCACTGTGAG GCTATCTTGGACGTGGTTGTCAACCTCCAGTTCAGTCTAATTGAGAAGCTGTGGCAGACATTCTGGCGTTACTCTCCCCCTGACTCGGTAGAGGGTGCCACTGTAACAGAAAACAG CATTAGCGAGATCGAAGCGCGGCTCCCCCAATCACAACTACTGGCGCTGTGCAGAAACGAAGCTGTACTCAAGTGGATGAGCACCTGTGACCACCTAATGTACCAGGCCCTTGTGGAGATCCTCATCCCTGATGTCCTGAGACCCATTCCCA GTGCCTTGACTCAAGCCATTCGCAACTTTGCCAAAAGCCTGGAAGGTTGGCTCAATAATGCTATGAACGCCAGTCCACAGAGAATGATCCAGACCAAG ATTGCCGCTGTTAGTGCCTTTGCGCAAACACTGCGCAGATACACATCTCTGAACCACCTGGCTCAGGCGGCACGTGCTGTGTTGCAGAACACGTCACAGATCAACCAGATGCTGAGTGATCTCAACCGTGTTGACTTTGCCAACGTACAG GAGCAGGCATCGTGGGTGTGCCAGTGTGAGGAAGGAGTGGTTCAGCACTTGGAGCAGGACTTCAAGGCCACACTACAGCAGCAAAGCTCTTTGGAGCAGTGGGCAGCCTGGCTGGAGAATGTGGTCACTCAGGTGCTCAAGCCCTACGAGCACCGGCCCAGTTTTCCCAGGGCGGCTCGACAGTTCCTGCTCAAATGGTCCTTCTACAG TTCAATGGTGATCAGGGACCTGACCCTGCGCAGTGCTGCCAGCTTCGGTTCCTTCCACCTGATTCGCCTGCTCTACGATGAGTACATGTTTTACTTAGTGGAGCATCGTGTGGCCCAAGCTACCGGAGAGACGCCCATCGGTGTCATGGGGGAG ttcGACAGCCTCAACACCTTCTCCCTCAGTAACATCGATAAAG ATGAAACTAGTGGGATGGACAGTGACTTGGACGACGACGTGGAGGAGTCCGGGGAACCTCTCGCCAAGCGGGAGAAGTCGGAGCACGACGTGATCCAGGTGATCCAGGTCGGGGCGCTAGAGGACGGGTCCCACCCTGTGGTGGGCGTCGTCCAGCCAGGTGTCCTCCACTCGCTGCCCCAGCCCCCGCAGGATCACACGGAGCACATCCTCACCCCCTCAGCTGGTACTCCTAACATCCGCCACTGCAGCACCACAGGCAACACCTACGCCTCTGTTTGA